Sequence from the Terriglobia bacterium genome:
GAGCCCCGCTCCACATGGTGGCCGTAGGGTAGTAAAAATCCGCCGGAACGGGTCGTATTGCATCCTGGTGCTGTCCCCCTATTTCACCACCTATTGAACCAGTTGCTGCTAGAAGAAGGTCTCCGCCTTCGTCGACCACCTCCAGCCCCCTCTGTTTCAGGGCGTAGTCAATCTCGGCCATAATCGCAGCGCGACGAAGGGTAAGTTCTGTTGAGTTGTCACTTACCCATGAGTAGGTGCGGTACTTGGAGAAGTCAACCGATTTGTCGTAACCGACTTTAACTTTTTGCGCCTGTGCAGCGAAGGCAAGAACGAAGATGAGCACGCCAAGCACAGTGATTTTGGATCTCATATAGGCTCCGGAACCGCAGCTAATTAGGTAGAGTCTCGGCGAGGGCCCAATCAATACGATCTACTTCTTCCCGAATAACCCGTATCGCTTGTTGGTGTAGTGGCAGAGGAGCGATCACGGAGAGGGCGTTCCGGATGCGTTCGTTCCGAGCTCGAATCATTCTGATCCTGATACGAGTTTCCTTTTTGCGCCGGTAATATCTCAGAAGCTCACGCATGACTAGTAACGCGAAGAACATACCAAACGACAATTCGATTGGAAGTCGGTCGGTGGCGCCGTCGAATTGGAAGAATGTAATGCGGTAAACGGCTTCACCAAGTCCCAGCGATGCGAACACGACTCCAAAAGCAATGGTCGCCAGGCGGACTTGATCGGGAG
This genomic interval carries:
- a CDS encoding DUF4136 domain-containing protein yields the protein MRSKITVLGVLIFVLAFAAQAQKVKVGYDKSVDFSKYRTYSWVSDNSTELTLRRAAIMAEIDYALKQRGLEVVDEGGDLLLAATGSIGGEIGGQHQDAIRPVPADFYYPTATMWSGAPAAAGNYVISGTLVLDFIDRSTKTLVWQGSVSEKMDTEKHTKNTERVRKAIAKLVERYPPKK